In Listeria cossartiae subsp. cossartiae, one genomic interval encodes:
- the radA gene encoding DNA repair protein RadA: MAKAKRTTKFVCQACGYESAKWMGKCPNCNEWNQMVEALEPSKKSRSAFNHTGEPSKATPITQIASEVEKRVETNMPELNRVLGGGVVPGSMVLVGGDPGIGKSTLLLQVSAQLTLTNKKVLYISGEESIKQTKLRAERLQVSGDNLYVYAETNLEAVQETIDFVKPDFVVIDSIQTVYHPDVTSAAGSVSQVRECTAALMRIAKMQNIAIFIVGHVTKEGAIAGPRLLEHMVDTVLYFEGERHHAYRILRAVKNRFGSTNEMGIFEMRDVGLVEVANPSEVFLEERLEGASGSTVVASMEGTRPVLVEIQALVSPTMFGNAKRMATGIDYNKVSLIMAVLEKRVGLMLQNQDAYLKAAGGVKLDEPAVDLAVAVSVASSYRDKPTKSTDCFIGELGLTGEIRRVARIEQRVQEAAKLGFKRIFIPKNNEGTWKIPKDVQVVGVETIGEALKKALPN; encoded by the coding sequence ATGGCTAAAGCAAAAAGGACGACCAAATTTGTGTGTCAGGCATGTGGGTATGAATCGGCAAAATGGATGGGCAAATGTCCGAATTGTAATGAGTGGAATCAGATGGTGGAAGCTTTAGAACCATCGAAGAAATCGCGCTCAGCTTTTAATCATACAGGAGAGCCTTCGAAAGCGACTCCGATTACACAGATAGCAAGTGAAGTAGAAAAACGTGTTGAAACAAATATGCCAGAATTGAATCGCGTTTTAGGTGGCGGTGTAGTTCCGGGATCTATGGTACTCGTTGGAGGGGACCCTGGTATCGGGAAGTCAACCTTATTACTGCAAGTGTCAGCGCAACTTACGCTTACAAATAAAAAAGTATTATATATTTCTGGAGAAGAATCTATTAAGCAAACAAAATTACGGGCAGAACGATTGCAAGTTTCCGGGGATAATTTATATGTTTATGCCGAAACTAATTTAGAAGCTGTTCAGGAAACGATTGATTTTGTGAAGCCTGATTTTGTAGTTATCGACTCTATTCAAACGGTTTATCATCCGGATGTTACGAGTGCGGCGGGGAGCGTTTCGCAAGTTAGAGAATGTACAGCGGCATTGATGCGAATTGCTAAAATGCAAAATATTGCTATCTTTATTGTAGGACATGTAACTAAAGAAGGAGCGATTGCGGGACCGCGTTTGCTCGAACATATGGTAGATACTGTGCTTTATTTTGAAGGGGAGCGTCATCATGCTTACCGGATTTTGCGTGCAGTGAAAAACCGTTTTGGATCAACGAACGAAATGGGTATTTTTGAAATGCGGGATGTTGGACTTGTCGAAGTTGCTAATCCATCCGAAGTTTTCTTGGAAGAGCGTCTTGAAGGTGCATCAGGGTCAACGGTTGTAGCCTCAATGGAAGGGACGCGTCCGGTTCTGGTGGAAATTCAGGCGCTAGTTTCACCGACAATGTTTGGGAATGCTAAACGAATGGCGACTGGAATCGACTATAATAAAGTGTCGCTAATTATGGCTGTTTTAGAAAAACGAGTAGGCTTAATGTTACAAAATCAAGATGCTTATTTGAAAGCGGCTGGTGGCGTGAAATTGGATGAGCCAGCAGTGGACTTGGCAGTTGCGGTGAGTGTTGCATCAAGCTATCGTGACAAGCCAACGAAAAGCACGGACTGTTTTATTGGAGAACTCGGACTTACTGGTGAAATTCGACGTGTGGCAAGAATTGAGCAACGCGTGCAAGAAGCTGCAAAACTTGGCTTTAAACGAATTTTCATTCCTAAAAATAATGAGGGAACTTGGAAGATACCAAAAGATGTACAAGTTGTTGGGGTGGAAACAATCGGAGAGGCTTTGAAGAAAGCTTTACCGAACTGA